In Polaromonas sp. JS666, one genomic interval encodes:
- the tolQ gene encoding protein TolQ, translating into MNQDLSIVSLILNASWVVQLVVALLVGVSIASWAAIFRKIVALKKVQKLNDDFDREFWSGTSLNDLFAGAAQNAKHSGAMERIFASGMREYQKLRERRIADTGTLLDGARRAMRASYQRELDAIEVNLSFLATVGSVSPYVGLFGTVWGIMHAFTGLAALEQVTLATVAPGIAEALVATAIGLFAAIPAVVAYNRFAHDIDRVANRLETFIEEFSNILQRNLGAQSPSGH; encoded by the coding sequence ATGAACCAAGACCTCTCCATCGTCAGCCTCATCCTCAACGCCAGCTGGGTCGTCCAGCTGGTGGTGGCGCTGCTGGTTGGCGTTTCCATAGCCAGCTGGGCCGCGATTTTCAGGAAAATCGTGGCGCTTAAAAAAGTTCAGAAACTCAACGACGACTTCGACCGCGAGTTCTGGTCCGGCACCAGCCTGAATGATCTGTTTGCTGGCGCCGCGCAAAACGCCAAGCACTCGGGTGCCATGGAGCGTATTTTTGCCAGCGGCATGCGTGAATACCAAAAACTGCGCGAGCGCCGCATCGCCGATACGGGCACGCTGCTCGATGGCGCGCGCCGGGCAATGCGCGCCAGCTACCAGCGCGAACTCGATGCCATTGAAGTCAACCTGTCGTTTCTGGCAACCGTCGGCTCGGTGTCGCCTTACGTCGGCCTCTTCGGCACGGTCTGGGGCATCATGCACGCCTTCACCGGGCTGGCGGCCCTGGAGCAGGTCACGCTGGCCACGGTAGCCCCCGGCATCGCCGAAGCACTGGTGGCCACGGCCATCGGCCTTTTTGCGGCCATTCCCGCCGTGGTGGCCTACAACCGCTTCGCCCACGACATTGACCGCGTTGCAAATCGCCTGGAAACCTTCATCGAAGAGTTCTCCAACATCCTGCAGCGCAACCTGGGCGCCCAGTCGCCCTCGGGTCACTGA
- a CDS encoding pyridoxal phosphate-dependent aminotransferase, whose translation MKIAQRAQRIEPFYVMEVAKAASALAQEFAGSGKPMIFLNIGEPDFTAPPLVQEAAARAIAQGTTQYTQATGLPALRERISGWYASRFGVQVAPSRIIVTAGASAALQLACLALIEAGDEILMPDPSYPCNRHFVSAAEGNAVLIPTTAEERFQLTREKVQAAWNDKTRGVLLASPSNPTGTSIAPEELQRIHEFVHGQGGVTLIDEIYLGLSYEEHFGHSALAMPGELGQSVISINSFSKYFNMTGWRLGWLVVPEALAPVVERIAQNLFICASTVAQYAALACFEPDSLQEYERRRAEFKARRDYFIPELNRLGLRVPVMPDGAFYAYADCTETAARLGVSGSWDLAFELMKRAHLAVTPGRDFGQAAPEKFVRFSTANSMEQLREAVARLRTLLA comes from the coding sequence GTGAAAATCGCCCAGCGGGCTCAGCGGATTGAGCCGTTTTACGTCATGGAGGTTGCCAAGGCAGCCTCGGCGCTAGCCCAGGAATTTGCCGGCAGCGGCAAACCCATGATCTTCCTGAACATTGGCGAGCCGGACTTCACGGCTCCGCCGCTGGTGCAGGAAGCAGCCGCACGCGCCATCGCCCAAGGCACCACGCAGTACACCCAGGCGACGGGCCTGCCGGCTTTGCGCGAACGCATCAGCGGCTGGTATGCCTCACGCTTTGGCGTACAGGTGGCTCCCAGCCGCATCATCGTTACGGCGGGTGCGTCGGCCGCGCTGCAGCTGGCCTGCCTGGCACTCATCGAGGCGGGGGACGAAATCCTGATGCCCGATCCGAGCTATCCGTGCAACCGGCATTTCGTCAGCGCGGCGGAAGGCAATGCAGTGCTGATTCCGACCACCGCCGAGGAGCGATTTCAGCTCACGCGCGAGAAGGTGCAGGCAGCGTGGAATGACAAGACCCGCGGCGTGCTGCTGGCCTCGCCCTCCAACCCGACGGGCACCTCTATTGCCCCCGAAGAACTGCAGCGCATCCATGAGTTTGTGCATGGCCAGGGCGGCGTGACCCTGATTGACGAGATCTATCTGGGCCTCAGCTATGAAGAACACTTCGGGCATTCCGCGCTGGCCATGCCCGGCGAGCTGGGGCAAAGTGTGATCAGCATCAACAGCTTCAGCAAATACTTCAACATGACGGGCTGGCGACTGGGTTGGCTGGTGGTGCCCGAGGCACTGGCGCCCGTCGTGGAGCGCATTGCGCAAAACCTCTTTATCTGCGCCAGCACCGTGGCGCAATATGCCGCGCTGGCCTGCTTTGAGCCCGACAGCCTGCAGGAATACGAGCGACGCCGCGCGGAATTCAAGGCGCGCCGCGATTACTTCATTCCCGAACTCAACCGCCTGGGCCTGCGCGTTCCGGTGATGCCGGACGGGGCGTTCTATGCCTATGCCGACTGCACGGAAACCGCCGCACGGTTGGGCGTCAGCGGCAGCTGGGACCTCGCGTTCGAGCTGATGAAGCGCGCCCATCTGGCCGTCACGCCCGGACGCGACTTCGGACAGGCCGCACCAGAGAAGTTTGTGCGTTTCTCAACCGCCAACTCCATGGAGCAATTGCGGGAAGCGGTGGCGCGGCTCAGGACCTTGCTGGCATGA
- the nusB gene encoding transcription antitermination factor NusB — protein MAEPLNKPKRPPQIRTGLTDTGVKKAADKSARTRAREFALQALYQHLVGRNDADSIDAFTRDLVGFHKADSAHYDALLHGCIEGASALDAVITPLLDRPMAEISPVEHAVLWMGAYEFRQCLDVPYRVVINECIELAKAFGGTDGHKYVNGVLHKMAPSLRAAEVAADQTK, from the coding sequence ATGGCTGAACCCCTCAACAAACCCAAACGACCACCCCAAATCCGCACCGGCCTGACCGACACGGGTGTCAAAAAAGCGGCTGACAAATCGGCGCGTACCCGGGCGCGCGAATTCGCCCTGCAGGCGCTGTACCAGCATCTGGTGGGCCGTAATGACGCCGACTCGATTGATGCCTTTACCCGCGACCTGGTCGGTTTTCACAAAGCAGACTCGGCGCACTACGACGCGCTACTGCATGGCTGCATTGAGGGCGCCAGCGCCCTTGACGCGGTCATTACCCCCCTGCTGGATCGGCCCATGGCCGAAATTTCACCGGTTGAACATGCCGTGCTCTGGATGGGCGCTTACGAATTCAGGCAATGCCTGGATGTCCCCTACCGCGTCGTGATCAACGAGTGCATCGAGCTGGCCAAGGCCTTCGGCGGCACCGACGGGCACAAATACGTCAACGGAGTCCTGCATAAAATGGCACCCTCCCTGCGCGCCGCCGAAGTTGCCGCTGACCAGACAAAATAA
- the ribH gene encoding 6,7-dimethyl-8-ribityllumazine synthase, giving the protein MFGAEKGSTDKLDGRKFSIGIVQARFNESVTNALAEACKQELAALGVEEKNIKHVKVPGALEVPCALQAMAESDKYDALIALGCIIRGETYHFELVANESGSAVTRLALDYQLPIANAILTTENLAQAEARQIEKGRDAARVAVEMANLLDELA; this is encoded by the coding sequence GTGTTTGGTGCAGAAAAAGGTTCAACCGACAAGCTTGACGGCCGGAAATTTTCCATTGGCATTGTGCAGGCGCGCTTCAATGAAAGCGTTACCAACGCCCTCGCCGAAGCCTGCAAACAGGAGCTTGCAGCCTTGGGCGTGGAAGAAAAAAACATCAAGCATGTCAAGGTGCCCGGCGCGCTCGAAGTGCCTTGCGCACTGCAGGCCATGGCCGAAAGTGACAAGTACGATGCCCTGATCGCCCTGGGCTGCATCATTCGCGGTGAGACCTATCACTTTGAGCTGGTGGCCAACGAAAGCGGCTCGGCCGTGACACGCCTGGCGCTGGATTACCAATTGCCGATTGCCAACGCGATTTTGACGACCGAGAACCTGGCGCAGGCCGAGGCGCGCCAGATTGAAAAAGGGCGTGACGCGGCGCGCGTTGCCGTCGAAATGGCCAATCTGCTGGACGAGCTTGCATAA
- the ybgC gene encoding tol-pal system-associated acyl-CoA thioesterase, with protein MSAFVRPQPVEGLQQRQPQQVFEWPLRVYWEDTDAGGIVFYANYLKFFERSRTEWLRSLGIEQQRLKDSTGGMFVVSDTQIRYHRPARLDDELIVTACMVETGRASLIIRQQALLKTEQAVGQSPLLLCDGTIRIGWVEAASLKPARIPESIISCFLS; from the coding sequence ATGAGCGCATTCGTTCGTCCCCAGCCTGTCGAGGGGTTGCAGCAGCGCCAGCCCCAACAGGTCTTCGAATGGCCGCTCAGGGTGTACTGGGAAGACACCGACGCCGGCGGCATCGTTTTTTACGCCAACTACCTGAAATTTTTTGAACGTTCGCGCACGGAATGGCTCAGATCACTGGGCATAGAACAGCAGCGCCTGAAGGACAGCACGGGGGGCATGTTTGTGGTGAGCGACACCCAGATCCGCTACCACCGCCCTGCCCGGCTCGACGATGAACTGATTGTTACGGCATGCATGGTCGAAACAGGCCGCGCGTCTTTGATAATCAGGCAGCAGGCGCTATTGAAAACAGAGCAGGCGGTCGGGCAATCGCCCCTCTTGCTTTGTGACGGCACGATCAGGATTGGCTGGGTCGAGGCCGCCAGCCTCAAGCCCGCGCGCATACCCGAATCGATTATTTCCTGCTTTCTTTCCTGA